The Spirulina subsalsa PCC 9445 region AAATAGGCAGACTTCCCAACCCAAGTAGGGGATAAGATAGACCCAATTTGTCCCGCAGGAGTGCGATCGCCTGCTCCCTTTTTCCTGATAAGAAAAACCAATCGAACCTATTTTCAAAACTTTTTAATAAACACAAGGAATCAAAAATGATGTTAGGAGATAACTTTGGAGATGACCCGGTTTTCCCACCTGAACAGGTCTTAGAAAACCGAGGGCGAGTTGCTATTTTTATTGATGGCTCAAACTTGTTCTATGCTGCCCTACAATTGGGCCTAGAAATCGACTATACCAAACTGCTTTACCGTTTAACCGCCGGATCTCGTTTGTTGCGAGCCTTCTTTTATACCGGGGTAGATCGCACCAACGAGAAGCAACAAGGGTTTTTACTCTGGATGCGGCGCAATGGCTACCGGGTGATTGCCAAGGACTTAGTGCAATTACCCGACGGCTCGAAAAAAGCCAACTTAGATGTAGAAATAGCCGTCGATATGATGGCACTGGTTCACTCCTACGATACAGCCGTATTAGTGAGTGGGGATGGAGACTTAGCCTATGCCGTCGATGCGGTGAGTTATCGGGGAGCGCGGGTGGAAGTGGTGAGCTTACGTTCCATGACCAGTGATAGCTTAATCAATGTAGCAGACCGTTATATTGATTTAGACCAAATCAAGGAGGACATTCAAAAAAACCCAAAACATGAGAGCAACTACCGAGGCTTTTCTGGAATTCGCATTTTAAACGATGAATAAGCATCCTTCTTGGTGGACTCGTCAAGGGGTATTGTGGGGGCTACTCCTCCTCACCGCTTGTCAACCTGCCTCAAACTCAGCAGATGCCCCCCCCACGGACACCCCACCCCCGGCCGTGGTGGAGGAACGCCTAGTCTTGCGTAATGTCACCTTAGAAAATTCGAGCGATGAGGGCGAGGCAATTTGGAAAATTAACGCTCAAGAGGCAATTTATACCCAAGACCAGAAAAACGCTCAACTCAAGGATATTACGGGGAATTTCTTCCAAGATGGCGAGGTTATTATTCAAATGAGCGCCGAAGCGGGAGAAATTCGCCTAGAGGAAGATGGGGAGAAAATCTTTTTACGGGGCAAAATTGTAGCGACAGATCCTCGGAATGGGTTAATTATGCGGGCGAAAGAATTAGACTGGTTTCCCCAAGAGGATCGCTTGTTCGTCCGGGAGGAGTTAACGGGGAGTCATCCTGAACTAGAGATGTCGGGCAGGGAAGGGGTGTATTTTAGTCGAGAACAACGGATTGAGGTGACGGGGGAGGTGATTGCGACGGGAACCAATAATCCGTTTCAATTACGCACTGAGCAGGTGAAGTGGGATATTGAAAAGCAGCTACTCACCAGCGAAACTCCTTTAGAGGTGGATCGTTACGACGAGAGCAAAAAAAATGTGACCGATCGGGTGGTGGCCGAGCGGGGTAAATTTGACTTGAAACAGCAACTGGTGACACTGGAGCAGAATATTGAGTTAAATTCTGTAGATCCTCCGGTGCAGATTGCTAGTAATTCGGCGGTGTGGAATTTGATTTTGCGCACGGTGCTGAGTGATCAACCGTTGCGTTTAATTCATCATGCCGAACAGGTGACAGTTACGGCGAATCAGGGTTTTGTCAATTTGGAGGAAAATTATTCTCGTTTGGAAGGGGGGGTGAGAGCGAGGAGTGAGAAACAAAAATCGGATCTTTTTGCCGATCGGGTGCGTTGGGATGTGGTGACGCAGGAGGTACAAGGTCAAGGAAATGTCACCTATAAGCAGGAGGCCGATCCCCCCTTACATCTGACGGGATCCAGTGCTTTGGGGAAACTCAATGAGCAGAATGTGGTGATTAATAGCGATCGCTCTTCTCGCGTTGTTACCACGATTATTCCCCCCAACTAGGGGATCGGCGGGGTTTGAAACTGTAACGTAATTGTTGGACAGAGTTACCCATTGCTCCTCAAAAATGGGTAGCTTTTGTTTTGCCGTCAGATTTGGAGACATCACTTAAGTAGTCGGACATTTTGGCAGGGGGACTAATTTTCGTAAACATACTAGAAGCCCTTGTGGCACAATAATAACTGGATAGCTGTTCGGGGCGCTCGCCCTCGCCCTGATCTACGTTTTGGTTGATTAGAAATTTTTAACCAGCCGGATTGACCCGTTTAATTATACTCATATATTAGGGTCAAAGTGAAACATTTGAGAGGTCGAGTCAAATGCAGTTAGTTGAGAAGCATATAATTAACCGACAGCATAAATTTTGGCAGGAATGCGACTATTTAGCATGGCAATCCAAAAATCTTTATAACTCGGCTAATTATGTCCAGCGTCAATACTTCTTTGCAACTAGAAAGTACTATAACTCGATTGATATTTACCACCAGACGAAGAACTTAGAAGCTTATGGCTACCTACCAACGAAGGTTAGTAAACAGATTGTCCGTCGAGTGGCAGAAGCTTGGAAAGCGTGGTGGAGAGCGTTAAAAGATTGGTCTAGGCATCCTGAAAAATATTTAGGTAAGCCGAAAATCCCAGGATACAAGCATAAAGAACGTGGTAGAAATGTGGTGATTTATCCCAAGGATGCGCTCTCCTCTCCACTGCTATATCAAGGGATTGTCAAGCTATCTCAGACTAATATTGAGTTGACCACCGAGGCGAATAATATAAACCAAGTACGAATAGTTCCTAAACTTGACCACTATGTAATTGAGATTGTTTACACGGTTAGCGAGCCAGATAAATTGGATGGTAAATATCTAGCTGGTGTAGACTTGGGTTTAAACAATTTGGTGGCTATAACATCCAATCATCCCGGTATTAGACCGCTGTTGATTAATGGTAGACCCTTGAAAAGTATTAACCAATTCTTCAATAAAAGAGTAGCAAAAGCCCAATCAATCAAGGCTTATCGTCAGGTAAAAAAGCTAAACAGCAAGCGAGATAGAAGGATTGACAACTACCTTCATACTGTGAGTCGGCGTGTTATTGATTGGTGCCAATTAAATGAGATTGGTCAATTAATCATCGGGAAAAATCAACGATGGAAACAATCTCTGAATATTGGGAAAAAGAATAATCAAGAATTTACCAATATTCCTCATGCCAAACTGATTAACTTATTGACCTACAAAGCAAAATTAGCGGGGATTGAAGTCGTTTTAACTGAAGAAAGCTACACATCTAAAGCCAGTGCTTTAAATGGCGATTATTTGCCGAATATCCAGGCTAAAACAGAAGCGAAAGTTGTGTTTAATGGTAAGCGTGTTAAACGTGGTTTGTACTTGACTTCCACTGGTAGAATCATCAACGCTGATATCAATGGAAGCATGAATATAGCAAGAAAAGTAATTCCCGATGCTTTTGAGGGAATAGAGGGATTGCCGTTTATTCCTGTAGTTTTAGACCTTTGGACTAAAATTACCAACGTAGCTGTCTAACATTGTCTACCTTTGGGTAACTTTGTCCAGATTTTTACGAGCGGTTAACCATCAAGTCACTAACTCCAATCCTGTATATCTTCCCCACTCTTAGTTCTGCGGTAAATTTGCCCCTGTTGGTGAATGGCACGGGTGAGGGTGAATAATTCCTCGACTGTCAGATTCCATTGGGCGAGAATATCTTGTAAATCCCGTTGAATTTGTCGAGCGCCGGGGAAGTTCTCATAACGAATACACAGACGGGCTAGCTCCACTAGATTGTAGTCGCTGCGTCCTTCTTGGGCGATAGTTTCTAAAATGGCGCGATCGCGATTTTCTTGGGGATGTTGTTGATCAAGACCTTGAGTCATGGTTTCGGGGGGATCACATTCTGGAGTTCGTCCTGAGTAGGTAGTGCCTCATCCTCATAGGGCAGTAACAAAGGAGTCCTCACCGGGGGAGGAGTGGAGGGTGTGGGGGGAGGTTCAGGGGGTAGAGCCACCGTCCACACCTTAATTAACTTATCATAGCCCCCCGTAGCTAACTGACGGCCATCCCGACTAAAGGCAATCGTTCCCACCCAGTCCCGATGTCCCACCAAATGATTGACCAACTCCCCCGTCTCCAAATCCCAAAGCCGCACCCCATCAAGGCTAGAACTCGCGGCTAGGGTGCCTTCGGGGTGAATGGCGATCGCAGAAATTCCCCCTTGATGACCCGGCAAACTATGCAATAAATTCCCCGTCGTCACATCCCACACCCGCACCATCTGATCCTGTCCCCCCGTCACCAACTTAGATCCATCAGATGTAAACCCCAAACTCGTCACCTGTGCCGTATGAGCCGGAAAGCTTCCCATCTGTTCCCCCGTGCGTAAATTCCAGAACCGCACCTCCCCCTGTCCCCCACCACTGGCCAAAATATAACCATTGGGATGGACTTGTAGCGCATAGGCCGCCTGAAAGCGCACCAACGTATAAAGCGGGCGTTTCGTCATCAAATCCCAGACCCGAATTCCATCAAGTCCCCCACTAACTAACACCCGACTATCGGGAGTTACCGCCAAAGCAAGAACATTAGTCCTATGGTCTAACACAATCCGCTCATAGTCCCCCCGTCGTTCATCCCACTGCCAGAAATTAATCCCCGAATCATCCCCCCCACTGATTAAATACTGACCATTAGGACTAAAAACCAAACTTAAAACCCGCATTCGTTGAGCGCGCACATCATCCACTTGTCGTTCCCTCGGGAGCCACCACACCCGAATATGGGAATCATTCAAACTTCCCCCACTAATCAACATCTGACCATCCAGATTAAAAGTCAGGGAAGAAACCGGGGCATTGTGACCCCTTAAAACCCTTGTCACTTCCGCATTCTGCCAGAGCATGACCGCCGAGGACTGGTCAGCGCGAGCATTTTCCCGGACGACGGAGCGAGTTTGTGCGAGAGTTTCGGGGACATGACCACCCAGATTGACAAAAAATAGGGTGAGGGGAATCAACGCAAGGGCAAATCTCATGGGTTCTCAAGATTAGGGCAAATCGTTTGTTCAAGGTGAGGGTGAGGAGGTTGGTCTTGCCAACCTAAGAGAATCCCCTGAAGTTCTGTTTTCAGCAATTCTAGGGCGGCTATTTGCTGATTAATGCTGTCTAGTTTAGCCAACAAACGATCCTTAACGACACCACAGGGTAATTTTCCTTGATCATGAACGTCCAGAATCTCCCGAATGGAGCCTAAGCTTAACCCCAAGGACTTGGCTCGTCGAATGAAAGCGAGGCGATTAAAAATGGTGGGATAGAACAAGCGATAGCCATTTTTAGACCGTTGGACGACTGGGGTTAAAAGGCCTTGGTCTTCATAGTAGCGAATCGTTTTCACCGATAAACCACTTTTTTGGGCAACTTGACCAATTTTTAGTAAGGTTTTGGTCGATGTTCGGGAACGTTGCTGGCTTTGAAGGTTGCTCATTTTTCAGCCGGCCCCAAATAGTCCACCACCTTCTGAGCAATAGTTTCCGTGCCATTCGTGGCTAAAGGGGTTGAACTTTTCGGGGGAATTAACGGTTGGCGGAGAAAGTCCCAAGTCCGTTGGAAAAACTCATCAGAATCAATAATTTGATGAAAAGCATATTTTTGTAAACCTTCCATTAATAACTGAGACTCCGCAAATCCGGTGCGGGTAATGGTAGCGATCGGTGTTCCCACACATAAGGCCTCAGAAAAGGTACTATAACCGGGTTTGGATACCACCCGCCCACACAGGGGCATAAAATCCACCGGACGGTATTGATGATCTGTCACCTTAACAATATTGTCCCAATCCGGGGCCTTTTCATCAAAGGTGATAAATTGCCAGTCGGGAAAGTCTTGTAAGTTGGGGTAGGGAATGGCTTGTAGCCCTAGCCCACCAAAAGAGAGTAGAATAGTGCGATCGCGAGGTTGAACCAAGTGGAAAATCTCGCGAATGGTTTCGGGGGTGTAGCGGGTTTTGCCTCCCGTGAGGCCGACATCCGTGATGTGACTAAAGGCCGACATAGATTCATGGAACGGGAGACGAAAAAGGCGATCGCATTGACTGTAACAATCCCGCATCCAATCCGCAATCTGCTTAAACTCTCCCCCCCAATCCCGATAAATATAATCCCAGCCGAAATTACTCATCATCCAACAAGGCACCCCCGCCATCTTAGCAATAGGAGCCGCCAAAGGGGGAACATCTGCCAACACCAACCCCACCCGATTAGTACGGATAAAATCCACCTCCCCAGCAATAATCCGGTGTTGGGAGTCCTGAATTTCCCGCAGTTTCGCTAACGTCGCCTCCCGATCCATGGTCAAACTATCCGACTGAATCACCCCCACATCCAAACCCCGTACACGCTGGATAAAATCCCCGTGAATATAGGACGCAAGAAGCCAATGGGGAGCCGTCGTCACCAAAATCAGCAAAATATCCCGATTCAGCCGTTGAATCGCCCCTGCCACAGAAGCGGCACGCACCGCATGACCAAAACCGTGATTCGTGATTGCAATATAAAGAGTAGGTCGCGTCATTCCAATATGATTTGCTAAGACTATTTAGGCCGCTTAAAATAAAACACCTGTGAGTTTTTCTCCAACCCGGTTGAGACAGAGACTAACTCCCAACCGTGTTCTCCCAAATAGTTTAAAGTTTGTACGACAGATTTTCCCTGTAAAACTTTCACTAACTCCTGATCCTCAGCTTCCACCGTAATCCTCAGAGGAGTCAAGGGAAAGATAGTTTCTTGAATGACCAGATATTCCCATTTTTGCATTGGATTTCCGCTCAAAATTGAGTAGCGCAGTTGACCCACACCTGTCCGATCATCAATTATCAACGATTTGCCGCAACCGGATCAATGGTTTTTGCGGGGTGTCAAAAGCTGCTATAGAATGGGATGCGCAACCCTTACCCTAGCCGCCCTATGTCCCTTGCTCTGTTCTGGATTGAAGTACAGAAACTCCTGAAACGCCGTCTGTTCCTGATTTTATTGGGTTTAATCTTGGGGCTAGAGTTGCTGCTCTTTTTCGGTGGGGCGTTACTGTTTAATGTCTTAGGAGATCCCCCCCTGCAAGAGATGCTCAAAGCCAGTTTAACCTTCCCCAGTGGCTTATCCCTTGGTCTTGCCCTTTCTAGCAATTTAGGGGGCTTATTTCTCCTCATCCTAGGGGCCGACGTGGTGAATTCAGAATATCAATGGCGCACCGTACACCTCTATCTCAGTCAGGGGATTAGTCGGCTCATGCTGGTCAGCATCCGGCTTTTGGCCTTAATTGTCCCGGCGCTGTTGTTTGTCTTTGCCCCTCTCCTGTTGGCGGTTGTCTCTACGCTGATTTTAACGCCCCTTTTGGGCGGATCTTTTGATCTCGCCGCGATTCAGTGGGGGAGTTTCTGGGTGAATGTTGCCCGCACCGTCCTTTATTTGGTGCCGTTTAGTACCTTGGCTTTTATGCTAGGGGTTCTGACTCGTTCTATGGCGGTGACGATTATTCTCTGCTTGCTCTATGTGTTTATCACAGAACCTGTCCTTAAGAGTATGGGGGATTTTTTCGGTCAGAATTTAGGAGCCATTACCCCCTATTTACCCTTTCAGTTAACCAATGCGCTGTTAAGCCAAGGGGGAGAAGGTGTCACGATGGCTCCTGATGGGAGTATTATCCCAGTGATGGCACTCGATCCCAATATTGCAGGCTTTGGGGTGTTGGTCTGGATTGGGGTTTTTTGGCTGATCTCCCTTGTGGTGTTGCTGCGGCAGGATTTAACGACTTAACCAACATTCTAGGGATAATTCTAAGCTGCTTGTCATTTAAACGACATTGCTAGAAACCGTGAAAACCGCTTTCTGTTAAAGTCTTGGTCATGGAGAACATCTCTTTTAAATGCTGAACAGCTTAGGAAATATCTAATCATTCACAGCTTAATATCGTTGGTCAATGGGTATTGCTCTAACTTGAACAATATATTCAATCAGTTGTTTCGCCTTTTCCTGAAACACAACAGAATCCAGTTCACTCAGTTGCCAAAACTCTAAATAGTGTTGAGGATCTTCTTGAAGTTGTGCTAAAAAATCCTCAATTCCAAACAAGTAGGCATCTTCATCTGAGAACTGGATGGCTAGCGCACATAGATTGAGACGCAATTGCGGTGTGATGTCTCCCGCCCTTTCGATGATTACATGGGCTTTTTCCGTCAAATCGTTTGTGTCCATTCTTTCAATTTACTATTTCACTAGCTGGGGTCTGCTGAATGTTGTTCTAACCGTTTCTAACTGTGAATTCTCGGTTCTGGGTGTAGGGTGGCTAGAATTTGGCTTTCTGCCTCCGCTAACTCTTCTAAACGAGCCATCACGACGGGGCGTTCAAAGTAATGATCGGCTAAAACCCAGTAAATGCCATAATGACGGGCTTCGGAAGCCATGAGGCCGTGATAAAAACGCGCCAGTTCAGGATCGGGACAATGTTGGGCGAGGAGTCCTAAACGCTCGTGAGAACGGGCTTCAATGAGGCTAGAGAGCAGGAGAAGGTCTAAACAGCGTTGGGGTTCATTATGTCGCGCTAGGGCTTTGAGGGCGGCACCGTAGGGGGGAGCGTTAAGGGGGGCTAGGGGGATGCCTCGCCGATCTAACCATTGATTGACCAGTTCAAAGTGTTCTAGTTCTTCTTGGGCGATCGCGGTCAGTTGACGAACTAACTTAGCATAGGAGGGATAGCGGAACATTAAATTTAAGGCCGCAGAGGCCGCTTTCCGCTCACAGTGGGAATGATCGAGGAGAATGATATCTAAATTCGCGATCGCCTGTTCAATCCATGCCTCTTGGGTAGGCCGTTGCAGGATCTTTATTTTCGGCACACCTGTTTCTAACATATAGCAATTATTACTGATCAGTTCTCAGTCCTTGATTCTCAATACTCTAAACCCGACCTTGACAGGAGGACAAAGTGCTTGACGGGTCAACCCTACCCTATACCTGTTATTCTCCCAAAAATTCCGGATTCCCAGAACCCAAAAACAAGTTAGATTAGAGAAATACAGTTAAAATTAACCCAAAACACGACCGGAAAATTACGGAGCGGGTTTGTTGTTAAAACTAATCTGCATCACGAAAGTGGGCTACCGGGTGATCCGGTTTCAACTTTGCTCAGTTGACCTCCCTCATGGTTGACCTCCCTCATGGTTGACCTCCCTCATGGTTGACCTCATTGAGACGAACACCCATTAAACAAATTCGCGAAAACTCAAAGAGGGAATTAAAGGGTAGAGTGCAGATTCTCCGAGATCATCTAAGTTGCTCTCCCAGTTTACAAAGCGAATACTGTCGGGCGGACAGAAATTCAAGCCCTCGGACAGACTACCCACTGTCTATTAGGTGAAAGCCTCCTAGATAAGGTAACTGGATGAACAGGGAATCCCTCGCTTTTAGTGATGGGAGCGTCAATCGTTAATTCTACTTGTCATTGTCCACTTGCCAACGGTTTTACAGAAGATTAATTATGCCACGTCGAATTTTTATTGGGGATGTTCATGGTCATTTCGATGCGTTGATGATGTTGTTTGAGGCGATCGCACCAGGAGAGAGGGATCAAGTCTATTTTGTCGGAGACTTAGTGGATCGCGGCCCCAAAAGCGCTCAAGTGGTTGACTTTGTGATGAATAGCCCCCATCAATCCATCCTAGGCAATCATGAACTGATGTTACTCGAAGCCGTCACCAATAGTCGAGCGCCTGAACATTTTCGCCAAGCGTGGCTATACAGTGGGGGACATTCCACCATCCAAAGTTATGGCAATAATGGCATCCCTTGGACTCATTTGGAGTGGATGCAAAGCTTACCCACTCATTTAGACCTGGGCGATATTTGGTTAGTCCATGCGGGAGTGGATCCGAAACTGCCCATCGAAAAACACACCTCGGAACAATTTTGCTGGATTCGTGAAGATTTCCACGGCATGGTTGAACCCTATTTTCCCGATAAATTAATCATTAGCGGTCATACCATTACTTTTACTATTCCCGGTGTGATGCCCGGTCGTTTAGCCCAAGGAGAAGGCTGGTTAGATATTGATACCGGGGCTTATCACCGTCAAAGTGGTTGGTTAACGGCTGTGGATATGACCGAGCGTAAAGTGTATCAGGTAAATACCAGACAGAAACGCCTCCGCATTTCCACTTTAGATGAACTCATTACTAATGTAAATCCGCAAAGGATTGCATCACGGCGAATGATGATGTCTTGATTCTGAACTATTACTCATCATGTTTCCTCTGAATAAAATTCGCAATATTGGGATTTCTGCTCATATTGACTCGGGAAAAACAACCATTAGTGAGCGGATTCTCTTCTATACAGGCAAAATCCATAAAATGGGGGAGGTGAAAGGACACGGCGATACGTCGGCCACCATGGACTATATGCCCCTAGAAATTAGTAAGGGAATTACAATTAATTCCGCCGCCACCAGTTGCTTCTGGCAAGACCATCAAATTAATTTAA contains the following coding sequences:
- a CDS encoding ABC transporter permease subunit, translated to MSLALFWIEVQKLLKRRLFLILLGLILGLELLLFFGGALLFNVLGDPPLQEMLKASLTFPSGLSLGLALSSNLGGLFLLILGADVVNSEYQWRTVHLYLSQGISRLMLVSIRLLALIVPALLFVFAPLLLAVVSTLILTPLLGGSFDLAAIQWGSFWVNVARTVLYLVPFSTLAFMLGVLTRSMAVTIILCLLYVFITEPVLKSMGDFFGQNLGAITPYLPFQLTNALLSQGGEGVTMAPDGSIIPVMALDPNIAGFGVLVWIGVFWLISLVVLLRQDLTT
- a CDS encoding WD40 repeat domain-containing protein; this translates as MRFALALIPLTLFFVNLGGHVPETLAQTRSVVRENARADQSSAVMLWQNAEVTRVLRGHNAPVSSLTFNLDGQMLISGGSLNDSHIRVWWLPRERQVDDVRAQRMRVLSLVFSPNGQYLISGGDDSGINFWQWDERRGDYERIVLDHRTNVLALAVTPDSRVLVSGGLDGIRVWDLMTKRPLYTLVRFQAAYALQVHPNGYILASGGGQGEVRFWNLRTGEQMGSFPAHTAQVTSLGFTSDGSKLVTGGQDQMVRVWDVTTGNLLHSLPGHQGGISAIAIHPEGTLAASSSLDGVRLWDLETGELVNHLVGHRDWVGTIAFSRDGRQLATGGYDKLIKVWTVALPPEPPPTPSTPPPVRTPLLLPYEDEALPTQDELQNVIPPKP
- a CDS encoding NYN domain-containing protein; this encodes MLGDNFGDDPVFPPEQVLENRGRVAIFIDGSNLFYAALQLGLEIDYTKLLYRLTAGSRLLRAFFYTGVDRTNEKQQGFLLWMRRNGYRVIAKDLVQLPDGSKKANLDVEIAVDMMALVHSYDTAVLVSGDGDLAYAVDAVSYRGARVEVVSLRSMTSDSLINVADRYIDLDQIKEDIQKNPKHESNYRGFSGIRILNDE
- a CDS encoding RNA-guided endonuclease InsQ/TnpB family protein: MQLVEKHIINRQHKFWQECDYLAWQSKNLYNSANYVQRQYFFATRKYYNSIDIYHQTKNLEAYGYLPTKVSKQIVRRVAEAWKAWWRALKDWSRHPEKYLGKPKIPGYKHKERGRNVVIYPKDALSSPLLYQGIVKLSQTNIELTTEANNINQVRIVPKLDHYVIEIVYTVSEPDKLDGKYLAGVDLGLNNLVAITSNHPGIRPLLINGRPLKSINQFFNKRVAKAQSIKAYRQVKKLNSKRDRRIDNYLHTVSRRVIDWCQLNEIGQLIIGKNQRWKQSLNIGKKNNQEFTNIPHAKLINLLTYKAKLAGIEVVLTEESYTSKASALNGDYLPNIQAKTEAKVVFNGKRVKRGLYLTSTGRIINADINGSMNIARKVIPDAFEGIEGLPFIPVVLDLWTKITNVAV
- a CDS encoding metallophosphoesterase family protein → MPRRIFIGDVHGHFDALMMLFEAIAPGERDQVYFVGDLVDRGPKSAQVVDFVMNSPHQSILGNHELMLLEAVTNSRAPEHFRQAWLYSGGHSTIQSYGNNGIPWTHLEWMQSLPTHLDLGDIWLVHAGVDPKLPIEKHTSEQFCWIREDFHGMVEPYFPDKLIISGHTITFTIPGVMPGRLAQGEGWLDIDTGAYHRQSGWLTAVDMTERKVYQVNTRQKRLRISTLDELITNVNPQRIASRRMMMS
- a CDS encoding heavy metal-responsive transcriptional regulator, with amino-acid sequence MSNLQSQQRSRTSTKTLLKIGQVAQKSGLSVKTIRYYEDQGLLTPVVQRSKNGYRLFYPTIFNRLAFIRRAKSLGLSLGSIREILDVHDQGKLPCGVVKDRLLAKLDSINQQIAALELLKTELQGILLGWQDQPPHPHLEQTICPNLENP
- a CDS encoding tRNA isopentenyl-2-thiomethyl-A-37 hydroxylase MiaE, which gives rise to MLETGVPKIKILQRPTQEAWIEQAIANLDIILLDHSHCERKAASAALNLMFRYPSYAKLVRQLTAIAQEELEHFELVNQWLDRRGIPLAPLNAPPYGAALKALARHNEPQRCLDLLLLSSLIEARSHERLGLLAQHCPDPELARFYHGLMASEARHYGIYWVLADHYFERPVVMARLEELAEAESQILATLHPEPRIHS
- the lptC gene encoding LPS export ABC transporter periplasmic protein LptC; its protein translation is MNKHPSWWTRQGVLWGLLLLTACQPASNSADAPPTDTPPPAVVEERLVLRNVTLENSSDEGEAIWKINAQEAIYTQDQKNAQLKDITGNFFQDGEVIIQMSAEAGEIRLEEDGEKIFLRGKIVATDPRNGLIMRAKELDWFPQEDRLFVREELTGSHPELEMSGREGVYFSREQRIEVTGEVIATGTNNPFQLRTEQVKWDIEKQLLTSETPLEVDRYDESKKNVTDRVVAERGKFDLKQQLVTLEQNIELNSVDPPVQIASNSAVWNLILRTVLSDQPLRLIHHAEQVTVTANQGFVNLEENYSRLEGGVRARSEKQKSDLFADRVRWDVVTQEVQGQGNVTYKQEADPPLHLTGSSALGKLNEQNVVINSDRSSRVVTTIIPPN
- a CDS encoding DUF3288 family protein, coding for MTQGLDQQHPQENRDRAILETIAQEGRSDYNLVELARLCIRYENFPGARQIQRDLQDILAQWNLTVEELFTLTRAIHQQGQIYRRTKSGEDIQDWS